From one Peptoniphilaceae bacterium AMB_02 genomic stretch:
- a CDS encoding class I SAM-dependent methyltransferase has protein sequence MKEEYIDILSKEKKSSNPAKNWNNRAKEFYRYTKEAKSNEVLDFLNSKMEFTGKKILDIGCGAGRFLLPFVKAGAHVTGIDIAQDMIYYTEKILLESNIPKDSYELLKADWKDIDLDARRWNSKFDLVFASMSPGVSDWESIEKLVVASKGHVFISSFAYRHESVLLELQNHLESYRENDWGERFRAMINLLLLNGFLPDVKFTRKVGSMEFEVEDLINRYKHRFINSDPTGEKTEELRGLVDKIGSESNYTMYTDRVIGMFLFSVNDKIDKNTK, from the coding sequence ATGAAAGAAGAGTATATAGACATTTTAAGTAAAGAAAAAAAGTCTTCCAATCCCGCCAAGAATTGGAATAATAGGGCTAAAGAATTCTACCGTTATACCAAAGAAGCAAAAAGCAATGAGGTTTTGGATTTTCTAAATTCAAAAATGGAATTTACAGGAAAAAAGATTCTCGACATAGGATGCGGAGCAGGTAGGTTTTTGTTGCCCTTTGTAAAAGCGGGAGCTCATGTTACCGGTATTGACATTGCTCAGGATATGATTTATTACACCGAAAAAATATTGCTTGAATCGAATATACCTAAAGACAGTTACGAACTATTAAAAGCTGACTGGAAAGATATAGATTTGGATGCCAGACGATGGAATTCTAAGTTCGACTTAGTTTTTGCGTCTATGAGTCCTGGAGTAAGTGATTGGGAGTCAATAGAAAAGTTGGTAGTAGCGTCTAAGGGACATGTTTTTATCTCATCTTTTGCCTATAGGCATGAGAGCGTACTTTTAGAATTACAAAACCACTTGGAAAGTTATCGTGAAAATGACTGGGGCGAGAGATTTAGAGCGATGATCAATCTTCTGCTTCTTAATGGATTTCTACCGGATGTTAAATTTACTAGAAAAGTAGGTTCCATGGAGTTTGAGGTTGAGGACTTAATTAACCGGTACAAACACAGATTTATAAACTCTGATCCTACGGGAGAAAAAACTGAAGAACTTAGAGGTTTGGTTGATAAAATTGGGAGTGAAAGTAATTACACCATGTATACTGACAGAGTAATTGGAATGTTTTTATTTTCAGTTAATGATAAAATAGACAAGAATACTAAATAA
- a CDS encoding IS1182 family transposase, with amino-acid sequence MLFKNSKNKVDQVQMISIDQMVPEDHILRKIDKYIKFDFIYELVEDLYCLDNGRPSIDPVVLLKITLIQYLFNIKSMRQTIKDIEVNLAYRWFLGFDFYDKIPHFTTFSQNYRRRFKETNIFEDIFQNILLQAIEEGLVDINIQFVDSTHVKAHANRYKVVKVKVKKEVKYYQKKLEKEINEDRKKHDKKPFDPKDKDEELKEVTKSTTDPEAGLFHKGEHKEVFAYSVQTSCDKNGWILGFKSYPGNLHDGTTFKDFFDEKLKRLNPKKLVMDAGYKFPAIAKELFDDGVFPVFPYTRQKTKPKLENPFYKRDFVYDEYYNCYLCPANEVLEYSTTNREGYRQYKSNPKICVNCGYLGRCTSSKKHQKIITRHIWQDYLDISEEYRYTYKGKAEYKKRKETIERQFGSAKEYHGFRYTNMVGIKKMDMKAALTFATLNMKKLAIILSKRDKKPPKNNGVLRKILNFANRFVKIEQTLIFNQGLSSVCKLLNRQFQGKRIYGIQRSFN; translated from the coding sequence ATGCTATTTAAAAATTCTAAAAACAAAGTTGATCAAGTTCAAATGATTTCAATAGATCAAATGGTTCCCGAAGATCATATACTTAGAAAAATAGATAAATACATTAAATTTGATTTCATATATGAATTAGTTGAAGATTTGTACTGTCTTGATAACGGACGACCTAGTATAGATCCCGTTGTTTTGCTTAAGATTACCTTAATCCAATACCTTTTCAACATAAAAAGCATGAGACAAACAATTAAAGATATTGAAGTAAATCTTGCTTACAGATGGTTTTTAGGTTTTGATTTTTACGATAAAATACCTCATTTCACAACTTTTAGTCAAAACTACAGAAGAAGATTTAAAGAGACAAACATATTTGAAGATATTTTTCAAAACATACTACTACAAGCCATTGAAGAAGGCTTAGTTGATATAAATATCCAATTTGTTGACTCAACACATGTTAAAGCACATGCCAATAGGTATAAGGTTGTTAAAGTAAAAGTGAAAAAAGAGGTAAAATACTATCAAAAAAAGTTAGAAAAAGAAATAAACGAAGATAGAAAAAAACATGATAAAAAGCCATTTGATCCTAAAGATAAAGATGAAGAACTAAAAGAAGTAACAAAAAGCACAACAGATCCTGAAGCAGGACTATTCCATAAAGGTGAACATAAAGAAGTATTTGCATACAGCGTACAGACATCATGTGATAAAAATGGATGGATATTAGGTTTTAAATCATATCCTGGAAACTTACACGATGGAACAACATTTAAAGATTTCTTTGATGAAAAGTTAAAACGATTGAACCCTAAAAAACTAGTTATGGATGCAGGCTACAAATTCCCGGCAATAGCGAAAGAACTGTTTGATGATGGAGTATTTCCAGTATTTCCATACACCAGGCAAAAAACAAAACCAAAACTAGAAAACCCATTCTACAAAAGAGATTTTGTGTATGACGAATACTACAACTGTTACCTTTGTCCAGCAAATGAAGTATTAGAATACTCAACCACAAATAGAGAAGGATATAGGCAGTACAAGAGCAACCCAAAGATCTGTGTAAACTGTGGGTACCTAGGAAGGTGTACAAGTAGTAAAAAACACCAAAAGATAATAACTAGACATATCTGGCAAGATTATCTTGATATCTCAGAAGAATACCGGTATACATATAAAGGGAAAGCAGAGTATAAAAAGAGAAAAGAAACAATAGAAAGGCAATTTGGGAGTGCAAAGGAATATCATGGATTTAGATATACCAATATGGTAGGTATAAAGAAAATGGATATGAAAGCAGCACTTACTTTTGCGACCCTAAATATGAAAAAGTTAGCAATAATCTTAAGTAAAAGAGATAAAAAGCCACCCAAAAATAATGGTGTTTTAAGAAAAATATTGAACTTTGCTAATAGATTTGTCAAAATAGAGCAAACCCTGATTTTTAATCAGGGTTTGTCTTCAGTCTGCAAATTGCTAAATCGGCAGTTTCAGGGCAAACGGATATATGGTATTCAGAGGAGCTTCAATTAG